In Silene latifolia isolate original U9 population chromosome X, ASM4854445v1, whole genome shotgun sequence, the following proteins share a genomic window:
- the LOC141622915 gene encoding uncharacterized protein LOC141622915 isoform X1: protein MKGLATWTAHQTNGLYSKTEVTTPNMALDGVPRKRGAAKTAEPFFHTDNPTAWNDSSGLGRIHDHEEDHLHHGKKLSILARVKDSAKKWRHFIARKKHGRDANHTPSWGVALEDYEVDDDTEPHGNPLHQPQHAGKSSKDNERHNPVSNPIMFHDNHNTSNITNLHPGNLDPISPRRQTNIGRPLVKSHSNREAGTSSIPKLTVDETRQVKSFRNLDREKVPSPSPSEIISEALIMKKSDDKQKDKLLFSEMTVEPVLHGTKVSGDKVGHSSDSKTADDNKERDSSPHSLRLADQETEKPAHNPKKTPLTEGGQTNEAISEEMSEATSKIQGLSISSPKSTGEARKWDKGVSMTEYLKCKLEPGEDERALSQVISEVISPRRSPTEKGVVEKMKTAVTLLLQSEEPSTSSSLKTSDSSLNIPLSINAHEVEEENQGRVLQAN, encoded by the exons ATGAAAGGGCTAGCCACTTGGACTGCCCATCAAACTAACGGCCTCTACAGTAAGACTGAG GTTACTACTCCGAACATGGCATTGGATGGCGTGCCACGAAAGAGAGGAGCAGCCAAAACTGCGGAACCTTTTTTTCATA CTGACAACCCAACAGCGTGGAATGACTCGTCAGGATTAGGAAGGATACATGACCATGAAGAGGACCACTTGCACCATGGCAAGAAACTATCTATTCTTGCTAGAGTGAAGGATAGCGCCAAAAAATGGCGACATTTTATTGCGAGAAAGAAACATGGACGTGATGCCAATCACACACCTTCATGGGGTGTTGCCTTGGAAGATTATGAAGTTGATGACGATACTGAACCTCATGGAAATCCAC TGCATCAACCGCAGCATGCAGGCAAGAGTTCCAAAGACAATGAAAGGCATAATCCAGTATCTAACCCAATAATGTTCCATGATAATCATAATACCAGCAACATTACCAACCTTCATCCTGGTAACCTAGACCCGATTTCTCCAAGAAGGCAAACCAACATTGGACGTCCTCTGGTTAAAAGCCACTCCAACCGTGAAGCAGGGACTTCTTCCATCCCTAAGTTGACAGTAGATGAGACTCGTCAAGTCAAAAGCTTTCGCAATCTTGATAGAGAAAAAGTTCCTAGTCCAAGTCCAAGTGAAATCATATCTGAAGCTCTGATCATGAAAAAGAGTGATGATAAGCAGAAAGATAAGCTTCTGTTTTCTGAAATGACAGTGGAACCTGTATTACATGGAACCAAAGTTTCTGGGGACAAAGTGGGGCATTCTAGCGACAGTAAGACCGCAGATGACAACAAGGAGAGAGATAGTTCACCTCATAGTTTAAGGCTGGCTGATCAGGAGACGGAAAAGCCAGCTCACAATCCCAAGAAGACACCTTTAACTGAGGGCGGCCAGACTAACGAG GCAATAAGTGAAGAAATGTCAGAAGCTACTTCCAAGATCCAAGGATTGTCCATATCAAGTCCTAAAAGCACTGGAGAAGCACGGAAATGGGACAAAGGGGTTTCAATGACAGAGTACCTTAAATGCAAGCTGGAACCTGGGGAAGATGAGAGGGCGCTATCTCAAGTCATTTCCGAGGTGATTAGTCCAAGGAGGAGTCCAACTGAAAAGGGTGTTGTCGAGAAAATGAAAACTGCTGTGACTCTGTTGCTTCAGAGCGAGGAGCCGTCTACCTCTTCATCACTGAAGACTTCTGATTCTTCCTTGAACATTCCACTTTCCATCAATGCTCATGAAG TTGAGGAGGAAAATCAAGGGAGGGTTCTGCAAGCTAACTGA
- the LOC141622915 gene encoding uncharacterized protein LOC141622915 isoform X2: MKTECFHIFCLMFLKLTWVTTPNMALDGVPRKRGAAKTAEPFFHTDNPTAWNDSSGLGRIHDHEEDHLHHGKKLSILARVKDSAKKWRHFIARKKHGRDANHTPSWGVALEDYEVDDDTEPHGNPLHQPQHAGKSSKDNERHNPVSNPIMFHDNHNTSNITNLHPGNLDPISPRRQTNIGRPLVKSHSNREAGTSSIPKLTVDETRQVKSFRNLDREKVPSPSPSEIISEALIMKKSDDKQKDKLLFSEMTVEPVLHGTKVSGDKVGHSSDSKTADDNKERDSSPHSLRLADQETEKPAHNPKKTPLTEGGQTNEAISEEMSEATSKIQGLSISSPKSTGEARKWDKGVSMTEYLKCKLEPGEDERALSQVISEVISPRRSPTEKGVVEKMKTAVTLLLQSEEPSTSSSLKTSDSSLNIPLSINAHEVEEENQGRVLQAN, translated from the exons ATGAAAACAGAATGCTTCCACATTTTCTGCCTTATGTTTCTAAAACTCACTTGG GTTACTACTCCGAACATGGCATTGGATGGCGTGCCACGAAAGAGAGGAGCAGCCAAAACTGCGGAACCTTTTTTTCATA CTGACAACCCAACAGCGTGGAATGACTCGTCAGGATTAGGAAGGATACATGACCATGAAGAGGACCACTTGCACCATGGCAAGAAACTATCTATTCTTGCTAGAGTGAAGGATAGCGCCAAAAAATGGCGACATTTTATTGCGAGAAAGAAACATGGACGTGATGCCAATCACACACCTTCATGGGGTGTTGCCTTGGAAGATTATGAAGTTGATGACGATACTGAACCTCATGGAAATCCAC TGCATCAACCGCAGCATGCAGGCAAGAGTTCCAAAGACAATGAAAGGCATAATCCAGTATCTAACCCAATAATGTTCCATGATAATCATAATACCAGCAACATTACCAACCTTCATCCTGGTAACCTAGACCCGATTTCTCCAAGAAGGCAAACCAACATTGGACGTCCTCTGGTTAAAAGCCACTCCAACCGTGAAGCAGGGACTTCTTCCATCCCTAAGTTGACAGTAGATGAGACTCGTCAAGTCAAAAGCTTTCGCAATCTTGATAGAGAAAAAGTTCCTAGTCCAAGTCCAAGTGAAATCATATCTGAAGCTCTGATCATGAAAAAGAGTGATGATAAGCAGAAAGATAAGCTTCTGTTTTCTGAAATGACAGTGGAACCTGTATTACATGGAACCAAAGTTTCTGGGGACAAAGTGGGGCATTCTAGCGACAGTAAGACCGCAGATGACAACAAGGAGAGAGATAGTTCACCTCATAGTTTAAGGCTGGCTGATCAGGAGACGGAAAAGCCAGCTCACAATCCCAAGAAGACACCTTTAACTGAGGGCGGCCAGACTAACGAG GCAATAAGTGAAGAAATGTCAGAAGCTACTTCCAAGATCCAAGGATTGTCCATATCAAGTCCTAAAAGCACTGGAGAAGCACGGAAATGGGACAAAGGGGTTTCAATGACAGAGTACCTTAAATGCAAGCTGGAACCTGGGGAAGATGAGAGGGCGCTATCTCAAGTCATTTCCGAGGTGATTAGTCCAAGGAGGAGTCCAACTGAAAAGGGTGTTGTCGAGAAAATGAAAACTGCTGTGACTCTGTTGCTTCAGAGCGAGGAGCCGTCTACCTCTTCATCACTGAAGACTTCTGATTCTTCCTTGAACATTCCACTTTCCATCAATGCTCATGAAG TTGAGGAGGAAAATCAAGGGAGGGTTCTGCAAGCTAACTGA